Proteins from a single region of Methanoculleus horonobensis:
- a CDS encoding ATP-binding protein, producing the protein MTGDTGTRDVLAIMELLLTAEIFNRNEELDINDLSPRCREFFGAGSSGNPEVKRPLIVSEGAIRKVFSTPDAVCQAVRANPFVGYDEFGQRLNLPSLDTAAGWFLKKGGEERVGENPVLAYFFDGKDGVGVRYRDVRAKNRRFEDTKEYVEARLSRIIGESEEMREARDLIIISAPNEVEFTVEKLVCTPRQEETIKKIGVALGHRDFLKQHGIYEFGRLLFVGPPGTGKTSLALAMSRALHMPVLEVRLAMVTSQYLGETSKNIDRIFDLAKKLSPCILFIDEFDFVAKTRVSDDHGAMKRAVNMLLKNIDQISFIKNGVLLIGATNHPRILDEAAWRRFDEVVEFPLPDREMRQAILEKVAATIECECDFADLAARTEGFSGSDLRMMMKEAVMSALMEDRHRIGPVDIEQGLLRAEERNVIRTGR; encoded by the coding sequence ATGACCGGCGACACTGGTACACGTGACGTCCTCGCCATCATGGAACTCCTGCTCACCGCGGAGATATTCAACCGGAACGAGGAACTCGACATCAATGACCTCAGCCCGCGCTGCCGGGAGTTCTTCGGTGCCGGGAGCAGCGGAAATCCCGAGGTGAAACGTCCCCTGATCGTGAGCGAGGGAGCGATCAGGAAGGTTTTCAGCACCCCTGACGCCGTCTGCCAGGCTGTTCGCGCAAACCCGTTCGTCGGATACGACGAGTTCGGGCAGCGGCTGAACCTGCCTTCGCTCGACACGGCGGCGGGATGGTTCCTGAAGAAAGGCGGGGAGGAGAGGGTCGGGGAGAATCCCGTTCTCGCGTACTTCTTCGACGGGAAAGACGGCGTCGGGGTCAGGTACCGCGACGTCCGGGCGAAAAACCGCCGGTTCGAGGATACGAAGGAGTACGTGGAGGCGAGGCTCTCCCGGATCATCGGAGAGAGCGAGGAGATGCGGGAAGCGCGCGACCTCATCATCATCAGCGCACCGAACGAGGTCGAGTTCACCGTCGAGAAACTGGTCTGCACGCCCCGGCAGGAGGAGACCATCAAGAAGATCGGCGTTGCCCTCGGGCACCGCGACTTCTTAAAACAGCACGGCATCTACGAGTTCGGCCGGCTCCTCTTCGTCGGCCCGCCCGGAACCGGGAAGACCTCGCTTGCGCTCGCGATGTCGCGGGCGCTCCACATGCCGGTGCTCGAGGTCCGTCTCGCGATGGTCACCTCCCAGTACCTGGGCGAGACCTCGAAGAACATCGACCGGATCTTCGATCTCGCGAAGAAACTCTCCCCCTGCATCCTCTTCATCGACGAGTTCGACTTCGTCGCGAAGACCCGGGTCAGCGACGACCACGGCGCGATGAAGCGCGCGGTGAACATGCTCTTAAAAAACATCGACCAGATCAGTTTCATCAAGAACGGCGTCCTCCTCATCGGGGCGACGAACCACCCCAGGATCCTCGACGAGGCTGCCTGGCGGCGGTTCGATGAGGTCGTGGAGTTCCCGCTCCCCGACCGGGAGATGCGGCAGGCGATCCTCGAAAAGGTCGCCGCCACGATCGAGTGCGAATGCGACTTCGCGGACCTTGCCGCCCGGACGGAAGGGTTCTCAGGCTCCGATTTGAGGATGATGATGAAAGAGGCCGTGATGTCGGCGCTGATGGAGGACCGGCACCGGATCGGCCCGGTGGACATCGAGCAGGGTCTCCTCCGGGCGGAGGAGAGGAACGTCATCCGGACAGGGCGCTGA
- the map gene encoding type II methionyl aminopeptidase: MIMDNEVYDAYREAGALARKVLRRGAGLVKEGTLLLDMVEETENMVAEEGALLAFPLNVSFNEAAAHDTAMPGDERVFARGDLIKVDLGIHVDGYIADTAMTVDLGDHGALVEASRAALEAAIGVVRPGIVTGELGTIIQASIEEHGYKPVGNLTGHGLDRYDLHGKPTIPNVAMSGGTVIEEGMVFAIEPFATTGSGKVTEAARVEIYKQIAARPARLPSARRILETARPRRGLPFSRRWVQGDKIEIGLSTLVRNGILHPFPMLHDVPGSFVSQAEHTMIVTEEGCEVTTR, from the coding sequence ATGATCATGGATAACGAAGTTTACGATGCCTACCGGGAAGCAGGGGCGCTGGCAAGGAAGGTGCTCCGGCGTGGTGCGGGGCTCGTGAAGGAGGGGACGCTCCTCCTCGATATGGTCGAAGAGACGGAGAATATGGTGGCCGAGGAGGGAGCGCTGCTCGCCTTCCCCTTGAACGTCTCCTTCAACGAGGCCGCGGCGCATGACACCGCCATGCCCGGAGACGAGCGGGTGTTTGCCCGGGGCGACCTCATCAAGGTCGATCTCGGGATACACGTCGACGGCTACATCGCCGACACCGCCATGACCGTCGACCTCGGCGACCACGGGGCGCTCGTCGAGGCGTCCCGGGCGGCCCTCGAGGCGGCGATCGGAGTTGTCCGGCCGGGCATCGTCACCGGGGAGCTCGGGACGATCATCCAGGCGTCGATCGAGGAGCACGGCTACAAGCCGGTCGGAAACCTCACCGGGCACGGCCTCGACCGCTACGACCTCCACGGAAAGCCCACGATCCCGAACGTCGCGATGAGCGGCGGCACCGTCATCGAAGAGGGGATGGTCTTTGCGATCGAGCCCTTCGCCACAACGGGGTCGGGGAAGGTCACCGAGGCGGCGCGCGTGGAGATCTACAAGCAGATCGCAGCCCGGCCCGCACGCCTCCCGTCGGCAAGACGGATTCTCGAGACCGCCCGGCCGCGCAGGGGGTTACCGTTCTCCCGCCGCTGGGTTCAGGGGGACAAGATCGAGATCGGGTTATCCACCCTTGTGCGGAACGGGATCCTTCATCCCTTCCCGATGCTGCACGACGTCCCGGGCTCGTTCGTCTCGCAGGCGGAGCACACCATGATCGTCACCGAAGAGGGGTGCGAGGTCACCACCCGGTGA
- a CDS encoding M24 family metallopeptidase: MNGLDSVIRDTDAAAYAAYGSSIDANVRYLTRFRTTDPVVYVQKPGERGMIVVPQMEHERAVRESTAAVATRADAGYLEYIKAGEPRWRATAHMIADLAGGPVLVPANFPLALARELESFQPVVLDERGAVEAMRAVKTPEEIEWIRSVQRATEAAIEHGLALIRSSVPKGGVLHRNGAPLTSETVRAEMHACLLANGYRGVDTIVSCGPDTALPHSPGAGPLRENEPIVIDIYPQDEFTGYHADMTRTVVKGEPSPAIREMYEAVRDAKANAASMVRAGAVGADLYRATVEFFRDRGYESNTQGFTHSLGHGVGLEVHEEPSLGPQGGELVPGNVVTIEPGLYYPGTGGVRLEDMGAVTEIGFDRFTQYREELTL, from the coding sequence ATGAATGGACTGGATTCGGTTATCCGGGACACGGATGCAGCGGCATACGCGGCCTACGGCTCGTCTATAGATGCCAACGTGCGCTACCTGACCCGGTTCCGCACCACCGACCCCGTGGTCTACGTCCAGAAACCGGGCGAGCGCGGGATGATCGTCGTCCCGCAGATGGAGCACGAACGTGCCGTCCGCGAATCGACGGCGGCGGTCGCCACCCGTGCCGATGCCGGGTACCTCGAGTACATCAAGGCCGGAGAGCCGCGCTGGCGTGCGACCGCCCACATGATCGCCGACCTCGCCGGTGGCCCGGTTCTCGTCCCCGCGAACTTCCCGCTTGCGCTCGCGAGAGAACTCGAATCGTTCCAGCCGGTCGTCCTCGACGAGCGGGGGGCGGTCGAGGCGATGCGGGCGGTCAAGACGCCGGAGGAGATCGAGTGGATTCGCTCGGTTCAGCGGGCTACCGAGGCCGCGATTGAGCACGGGCTGGCGCTCATCCGCTCGTCCGTCCCGAAAGGGGGCGTCCTTCACCGGAACGGCGCGCCCCTCACCTCTGAGACCGTCCGCGCCGAGATGCACGCTTGCCTTCTCGCCAACGGCTACCGCGGGGTCGACACCATCGTCTCCTGCGGTCCCGACACCGCTCTCCCGCACAGCCCCGGTGCAGGGCCGCTCCGGGAGAACGAACCGATCGTCATCGACATCTACCCGCAGGACGAATTTACCGGCTACCACGCCGACATGACCCGGACGGTCGTGAAAGGCGAGCCCTCTCCTGCAATCCGGGAGATGTACGAGGCTGTGCGGGACGCAAAAGCCAACGCAGCATCGATGGTCCGTGCCGGTGCCGTCGGCGCCGATCTCTACCGCGCGACGGTCGAGTTCTTCCGCGACCGCGGCTACGAGAGCAACACGCAGGGATTCACCCACAGCCTCGGCCACGGCGTCGGGCTCGAGGTGCACGAAGAGCCGTCGCTCGGGCCGCAGGGCGGGGAACTCGTCCCTGGAAACGTCGTCACGATCGAACCGGGGCTCTACTATCCCGGAACCGGCGGCGTCCGACTGGAGGATATGGGCGCGGTGACTGAGATCGGGTTTGACCGGTTCACCCAATACAGAGAGGAGCTCACGCTATGA
- a CDS encoding YcdB/YcdC domain-containing protein, with translation MKPINKIGYTLAAVLFLACLAASAGCVGTDASENGPAAPTSPEATVSPGVTTAQPSPGGLIGEEEARSLAAAALGREIPGVRIERMVAEPYDVQTYGDVWRFRVKAVDDPDPEGDIMVWIDAVDGEMVHFQDGRDYFRSDDPAITIDAAEEIADAYLRERTERSDVVKTDAALSMVDTPLGSRNGPYHFVYRRSIDGVLCLYDGFILAIDSVNGRVVSFSKFWKVSNNDTMADPDPSIPEDAVQERVLAYLNDTYGKDPGEFAIRSTELRWYDLNARQRPSKEPVAVPLAWHITFDDERHRSQDPPRAAEIWMNAHSGEVLSANYNPGW, from the coding sequence ATGAAACCTATCAACAAAATCGGTTACACACTCGCAGCAGTCCTCTTCCTTGCCTGTTTGGCAGCGTCGGCGGGGTGTGTCGGGACGGATGCGAGTGAAAACGGGCCGGCTGCACCGACGTCGCCGGAGGCGACGGTGTCGCCCGGGGTGACAACGGCTCAACCGTCGCCGGGCGGCCTGATCGGCGAGGAGGAAGCACGTTCTCTCGCCGCGGCCGCACTGGGACGGGAGATCCCCGGGGTCCGGATCGAACGGATGGTCGCCGAACCGTATGACGTGCAGACCTATGGCGACGTCTGGCGGTTCCGGGTGAAAGCGGTAGACGACCCCGACCCTGAAGGTGATATCATGGTATGGATCGATGCTGTCGACGGGGAGATGGTGCATTTCCAGGATGGCCGCGACTATTTCCGGTCTGATGATCCTGCAATCACGATCGATGCGGCGGAAGAGATTGCCGATGCATATCTCCGGGAGCGAACCGAGCGTTCGGACGTCGTGAAGACCGACGCCGCACTCTCTATGGTAGATACACCGCTGGGTTCGCGAAACGGCCCGTACCATTTCGTATATCGGCGCTCGATCGACGGCGTCCTCTGCCTGTATGACGGGTTCATCCTTGCGATCGATTCAGTCAACGGCCGTGTCGTCTCTTTTTCTAAGTTCTGGAAAGTATCGAACAACGACACCATGGCCGATCCTGACCCCTCGATCCCGGAAGACGCGGTACAGGAACGGGTTCTGGCGTACCTCAACGATACCTACGGCAAGGATCCCGGCGAGTTCGCCATCCGGTCGACAGAGCTGCGGTGGTACGACCTGAACGCACGGCAACGCCCATCAAAGGAACCGGTCGCGGTGCCTCTTGCCTGGCACATCACGTTCGACGACGAGCGGCACCGCTCGCAGGATCCGCCGAGGGCGGCTGAAATATGGATGAACGCCCATTCGGGAGAGGTTCTTTCTGCAAATTACAACCCGGGATGGTAA
- a CDS encoding MBL fold metallo-hydrolase has translation MRITLLGTGDAIGTPKVGCDCVNCRAMVAAGRSRLRTSLLVETDGKHILIESSPDLRQQLLRACSPHIDAVLWSHGHYDHFIGFGEFYRVQKVPPAYAAPPVMDYCSGYLHFLPFEKHPVPVYEPFDLFGVTFTFFEVNHPPVYTCGLLIEHDDVAVAYTADTREDIPEASMDLLKNTDIDLLFVDAIAPEGYSITKHMNYAEAVRFARGVGARDYRCVHMSHMVPPDMPHAGYDMETFCWE, from the coding sequence ATGCGGATCACGCTGCTCGGGACCGGGGACGCCATCGGGACGCCGAAGGTGGGGTGCGACTGCGTGAACTGCCGGGCGATGGTCGCGGCGGGGCGGTCGAGGCTCCGGACGTCCCTCCTCGTCGAGACGGATGGAAAGCACATCCTCATCGAGTCGTCCCCGGACCTCCGCCAGCAACTCCTCCGGGCCTGTTCGCCCCACATCGACGCCGTCCTCTGGTCGCACGGCCATTACGACCACTTCATCGGGTTCGGCGAGTTCTACCGGGTGCAGAAGGTGCCGCCGGCCTACGCGGCGCCGCCGGTGATGGACTACTGCTCGGGCTACCTCCACTTCCTGCCGTTCGAGAAGCACCCGGTCCCCGTTTACGAGCCGTTCGACCTCTTCGGCGTGACCTTCACGTTCTTTGAGGTGAACCACCCGCCGGTCTACACCTGCGGGCTCCTGATCGAGCACGACGATGTTGCGGTCGCCTACACCGCCGACACGCGGGAGGATATCCCGGAAGCGAGCATGGATCTCCTCAAAAATACCGATATCGATCTCCTCTTCGTCGACGCCATCGCTCCCGAAGGCTACTCCATCACCAAGCACATGAACTACGCCGAGGCCGTCCGGTTCGCCCGCGGCGTCGGGGCGAGGGACTACCGGTGCGTCCACATGAGCCACATGGTTCCGCCGGATATGCCGCACGCCGGATACGATATGGAGACGTTCTGCTGGGAGTGA
- a CDS encoding winged helix-turn-helix transcriptional regulator: protein MYTANRCRSGDRTSSTSTGAGAGRLLRLLTLSILFSVLLISVADATEYTVRPSRNVGQEPGASVSGETVREIDPIPLWLVLLLCVFPQLTAAPIEVLLPLKAFGYLGYKRISRKNVLDSPRRLEILNFIKANPGLHFRKLLQEMSLTRGTLGYHLERLESAGLLKAIRSRGRIHYFAPGSPYSAENETLIITMNNDARRGIITQIFLNGGAHTEELAEESGLSKATVYTHVKYLEHQGIVMSEREGRYVRYTLTDNYARMLMTEYVHDRSPEPAQVPAEHTG from the coding sequence ATGTATACGGCGAACAGGTGTCGTTCCGGAGATCGTACGTCCTCAACCTCTACCGGCGCCGGAGCGGGCAGACTTCTCCGGTTACTCACCCTCTCGATCCTATTTTCGGTTCTGCTGATATCGGTTGCCGATGCCACCGAATACACGGTTCGGCCCTCGAGAAATGTCGGGCAAGAGCCCGGCGCCTCTGTATCGGGCGAGACGGTGCGGGAGATCGACCCGATCCCGCTCTGGCTCGTCCTGCTGCTGTGCGTGTTTCCCCAGTTGACGGCGGCCCCGATCGAGGTCCTTCTCCCCCTGAAGGCCTTCGGCTACCTCGGGTACAAACGAATCTCCAGAAAGAATGTTCTGGACAGCCCACGGAGGCTTGAGATCCTGAATTTCATCAAGGCAAACCCGGGGTTGCATTTCAGGAAATTGTTGCAGGAGATGTCCCTGACGAGAGGAACACTTGGCTACCATCTGGAGAGACTGGAGTCCGCAGGTCTGTTGAAGGCGATCAGGAGCAGGGGGAGAATCCACTATTTTGCCCCCGGTTCGCCGTATTCGGCTGAAAATGAGACTCTTATCATTACTATGAACAATGACGCCCGGCGGGGGATTATAACACAGATCTTCCTGAATGGGGGTGCACACACCGAAGAGCTCGCCGAAGAGTCGGGTCTGTCCAAAGCCACAGTCTATACGCACGTAAAATATCTGGAACACCAGGGAATTGTAATGTCCGAGAGGGAGGGGCGGTATGTGCGGTATACTCTCACCGACAACTACGCTCGAATGCTGATGACGGAGTATGTGCATGACCGCAGTCCCGAACCCGCACAGGTTCCTGCGGAACATACCGGGTGA